The genome window GGAAAAGTCATTGCAAAACTATGCGCGGATAAAACGGATGCTCAGATACCTGCAAAAACCCATTCGCTGCATTATCAGCCAATCAGATGCCGACAGTGGAAGATTCAATGGTATTTTTGATGTGCCAGTGCATACAGCGGGTAATCTGAAATTCGCTCTCAAATTGCCTGAGTATGATTTTGCATCGACAAGGCGGCGCTTGGGTTTTGCGGAGAAGGACTTCATTATCTGCTTTGGCAGCAGCAGACCGGGGGAAGAGGGGATGCTCAAAGCTATCCTGCCCGAGCTGCAATCTAAAATTGAGCGGTTGAAATTCATCATTGCGCCCCGCCACCCCAAGAGAACAAATGAAGTGGCCGCAGTCTTTCCGGAAGCAACCCTGTACACACAGGTCGATAATAATGGTAGCGGGGGTGGCGATGTCTTGATAGTAGATACCATAGGGCATTTAAACGAATGTTACTCTGTTTGCGACATTGCCAACGTGGGTGGTTCGTTCTTCAATTTCGGCGGCCATAATCCCTTGGAGCCAGCCTATTATGGAAAGCCAATAATCATTGGCGAGTATAATCAATCTTGCCGCGAATCAGTAAAAGCATTGGCCGGAGAATCCG of Candidatus Cloacimonadota bacterium contains these proteins:
- a CDS encoding 3-deoxy-D-manno-octulosonic acid transferase, with product MAAIIFGLYNLILETAFLLFYPLIWLICLGKHYTDSLKPQGSNSEGGILLHAASVGEVNAVKPLLVSLKQKYPDKKIVITTNTVTGLKAAKAIHPQSFLAVMDIRHLRRKQLAIVNPSLIIIMETEIWPNLLHEAARQNIAVVFVNARLSEKSLQNYARIKRMLRYLQKPIRCIISQSDADSGRFNGIFDVPVHTAGNLKFALKLPEYDFASTRRRLGFAEKDFIICFGSSRPGEEGMLKAILPELQSKIERLKFIIAPRHPKRTNEVAAVFPEATLYTQVDNNGSGGGDVLIVDTIGHLNECYSVCDIANVGGSFFNFGGHNPLEPAYYGKPIIIGEYNQSCRESVKALAGESAILVSNESELADNIIDLHGNPEKRLSMGRRAQKCLERYAEALNRHMELLERWIS